TTGAACGGCTGGGCGAACTCGACATGGCGCTCGGCGGGCTGTTCGCCGAAGCCGCCGCCGCCGTGCTCCGGAAATCAGGGCTGGCAAAAAAGGACATCCGTGCCATCGGCAGCCACGGCCAGACGCTGCGCCACCGTCCGCGTGCGGCGCATCCCTTCTCGCTCCAGATCGGCAATCCTTCCGTTATCGCCGAACGTACCGGCATCACCACGGTGGCGGATTTCCGCGCGCGCGACATGGCCGCTGGCGGCCAGGGCGCGCCGATGGTGCCGGCCTTTCATCACCAGATGTTTCATTCCGCACAGCGGAACCGCGTCATCGTCAATATCGGCGGAATCGCCAACGTGACCTGCCTGCCGGCCGACGCCGCACAGCCGGTGAGCGGGTTCGACACCGGCCCGGGCAATACTTTGCTGGATCAATGGATTCATCGGCATCACACGCATGCGCACGACGAGGCCGGACAATGGGCTGCTTCCGGACGTACATCGCGGGAATTGCTGGAACTGCTGCTGTCCGACCCGTATTTTGCGGCTCCGCCGCCCAAGAGCACGGGGCGCGAGCACTTCAACATGGAGTGGCTGCAAGGGCATTTGAAAAAACTCGCCACGCCGCCGGCTGCCGCCGACGTGCAGGCGAGCCTGGTCCAGCTCACCGCGCAGAGCCTCGCCCGGGCCATCCGCCGGTTCCTGCCGCAAACGCTGGAGGCCTATGTCTGCGGCGGCGGTTCACACAACCGTGCGCTGATGACGGCGCTGGCGGAGAATCTGCCCGGCATCGCGGTTACCACCACCGACGCGCTCGGCATGCCGCCGGACTGGGTGGAAGCGGCGGCCTTTGCCTGGCTCGCGCATCAGACGCTGGAAGGACTCCCCGGCAACATACCGGCGGTTACCGGCGCCGGGCATGCGGCGATACTGGGCGGGATTTACAAGGCGTAGCGAAAGCGGCAGAAACGAAAAAGGGCCCTTGCGGGCCCTTTTTGCGTGCGTCTTGTGCGGTGTCAGGTGTTGAAGGAAGAACCGCAACCGCAGGTGGTCTTGGCATTCGGGTTCTTGATCACGAACTGCGCGCCTTGGACGCCTTCCTGGAAATCGATTTCTGCGCCCGCCAGGTACTGGAAGCTGAGCGGATCGATCAGCAGCGTCACGCCGTTCTTTTCCACGCGCGTATCGTCCTCGTTGGCGTTCTCTTCGAAGGTAAAACCGTACTGGAATCCCGAGCAGCCGCCGCCGGAGACAAACACCCGCAGCATCAGCGCCGGATTCTTTTCCTCTTCGATCAATTCTTTCACCTTGTTTGCCGCGCTTTCGGTAAACATCAGGGGGGACGGCATTTCAGGCATGGCAGCACTCATCGGAACCTCCACAGATCACAGTAAACTTGATGAACCAATTATCCTATTCCTGACCCTGTGGGTCAACAATTAGCTAGTCTTCGACATCCAGACCATTTTCTCCGGCCGATTTCAGGCGAGTCACGGTTCCCTTCTGGGGATTGTCGCGACCGGCTTCAACCGCCTCGCGCACCAGGTTGCCGTTGACCACCGCCCCCAGGGCCATTTCAATCACCCGGTAATAGACATCACCGGATATTTCCGCCTTGTTCTGGAGCTCAATGCGTTCGGCGGCGCGCACGTTGCCCTTGATCGCGCCGTTGGTGATGATGTGCGGCACCGTGACGTTGCCGGTCACCACGGCGTTCTCGCTCAGCACCAAGGTGCTGTTGGCATCGCCCTTGGCCGTGATATTGCCGCGGACCTTTCCGTCCACGCGCAGGCCGCCGGTGAACACGATATCGCCCTTCAATTCCGTTTTCGCGCCAACCAGGGTGTCGATGGTGTTGCACGGTTTGTCGCTCGGTTTCTTTCCCAGAGCATTCAGCATTGCGTTACCCTCCATGTAGGCATTGTAGTTGACCCTGCATCACGTGAGAAATCGGGGTCAGAGACGGATTTTCTGACTCCCATGTTCGCAGAAAACCGGCGTCAGAGAAAATCCGTCTCTGACCCCAATTTCTTGCCGATTTCTCCCCAATTTCTCGCTACCCCAGCGGCCAGGCGTAGGTCGCCTCCGCCAGGGATGTCCCGCCGGAAGTCGTGATATAGACCTTGACGCGCTTGGGCTGGAAATTCCTCGGCAATTCCAGCTTGCCCTCGATGTCCTGAAAATACTTGAAGTTCACCTGGATCGGGCGTTCGTTCGCCGCCGGGAAGCGCAACAGCGTGTCCTCGCCCACCTGCATGCCGCTGATCTCGATGATCGCCCGGCCCTGGACCGTGCTCTCATGCTTCAGTGCCTGGATCAGCACCAGCTTGTAACGGAACTGGTTCGCGGCGCCGGCCGGCTCGATGTAGAGGTTCTGGATGCGCAGGCCGCTCTTCTTGTCGGCCGGCGAGATGATGTTGCGGTAGAAATTCAGCTCTTCACGCAGTTTCACGATCTCCTGCGCCGAGGCCTTGAGCGACTTGTCGAGATCCTGGTAGGCCGCCTGGTCCATCTGGATGGTGCGCTGCGAGCGCGCCAGCGACTCCTGCAGCTCGCGGTTTTCGTCCTGGAGCTTGCGCATATCGTCCTGCAAGGTCTGCTGCGTCTCCTGCGCCGACTGGCGTTCGAACCCGGCGCGGTTGAGGCCGTAGTTGTAGATGAATCCGGCGGACGCCAGCAGCGCCACCGCCGCCATCACCGCCAGCAGCAGCTTCATGCGCGGCGAGTAGCGCTGCTTGATGATCAGTTCGCCGGGTTTGTTGAGATCGATCATGGGGATTGGCCTGCGGAATACCCTGAATATAGCGGAAAATCGGGGTCAGAGAGGGATTTTTTCTAACGTCGGTCTTCTTTGAAAATTAATCTCAAAAAATCCCTCTCTGACCCCGATTTTCGGTCAGGGTAGCACGCCTGCCTGCCGCAGACCGGCGCGTTCGTCCAGCCCGAACAGGATGTTCATGTTCTGCACCGCCTGACCGGCGGCGCCCTTGACCAGATTGTCGATGACGGACAGCACCACCACCGTGTCGCCGCCCTGCGGCCGGTGCACGGCGATGCGGCAGACATTGGAGACCCGCACGGAACGCGTCTCGGGATGGCTGCCGGCAGGCATCACGTCCACGAACGGCTCGTTGGCGTAACGCTGTTCATACAATGACTGCAAGTCCGCTCCCGGCAGTGTGAGCCGCGCATAGAGTGTCGCGTGGATGCCGCGGATCATGGGCGTGAGATGCGGCACGAAGGTCAGTCCCACGGATTTGCCCAGCACCGCCTCGAGTCCCTGGCGGATCTCCGGCCAGTGACGATGACCCGCGACGCCATAGGCCTTCATCGTGTCCGCCGCTTCCGAAAACAGCAGATGCGTTTCCGCTTTCCGGCCGGCGCCGCTGACGCCGGACTTGGCGTCGGCGATCAGATGCTGCACATCCACCAACCCGTTTTCCAGCAACGGGAGAAATCCCAGTTGCACGGCCGTCGGATAGCAGCCGGGGTTGGCGACCAGCCGGGCCTCCCTGATTTTCTCCCGGTTCACTTCCGGCAGGCCGTAGACCGCTTCTTCCAGCAACTCGGGGCAGGCATGCGGCACGCCGTACCATTTCTCCCAGAGCGCGGGATCTTTCAGACGGAAGTCGGCGGCAAGATCGATGAGCTTCACACCGGCCTTGAGCAGCTCGCGCGCATGCGTCATGGCCACGCCGTTGGGCGTGGCCGAGAACACCACGTCGCAACCAGCGAGGGCTTTCGTGTCCGGTTCGGTGAACGCGAGCTTCACATGGCCGCGCAGGTTGGGAAACAGGTCCGCGACCTTTTTTCCGGCCTCGCCGCGCGAGGTGATCACCCGCAGATCCGCCTGCGGATGCGCCGCCAGCAGGCGCAGCAATTCCACGCCGGTATAGCCGGTGCCGCCGATGATGCCGATTTTGATCATAGGATTGGAAACCGTGATTTCACCGCAAACTACGGCAATTCGATTCAAAGATACAGGATATTGCCGGAGGCCGGAAGATCACTGTTTTTGCTGAATCTGAAACCCGGAAACCGGTTTCTGACTGAAAAAAAACGGGGCCCGAAGGCCCCGTCACTCGATACTGCTTTATGTTTGTTCAACCGTTACGGATGGCTTCCTCTTAGAACTTGAGGATATAACCAGCCGAGATACCGGTCGCGTCATTGCCGGCAGCAGTTGTCAGGTTATCACCATGGCCGCCGTTGGCGCTGGAGGTGGTGAAGGTCCCAGCCGTGTCATTGCTCACCGAGGCGTAGTTCAGATAGACCATGGCGGTCTTGCTGAACACGTGATCCACGCCGATGGCCCACATGTCACCGCCGTTGTCGGTCGCCGAATTGTCGACCTTGTCGGCATTCAGCCAATGGAACTTGAACTTGTTGTTGCCCATGGTCATCGCGGCAACCAAGCCCATGGCATCACGGTCGGCTCCCGAGACGCCGCCCATGTCGCTCAGCGATTCCCACAGCAGGCCGATCGTGAAGGCATCCATGGTATAGGCGCCCGCGAGACGGATACCGGTCGTGTCGTTGTCGGAACCCGTGTTGCCTACTTCGTTCCAGGCGGCGCCGACGAACAGCGGGCCGGAGGAGAAGTTCAGGCCCACGCTGGTATCCTTGTTGGATGTGTTGCCAGCCGCATCAGAACCGGCGTTGGAGGTGTTCTGCACCACCGCGTTGAAGCCGCTGAAGTTCGGGCTCTCATAACGGATCATGTTGCTGACACGGGCATCATACGCACCGGCATTACCGATGAAGTTACGCATGTCGCCGACCTGCTCGTTAAAGTTGTCGAGCTTGCGGCCAAGATCCTTGTAGGCGGTGTCGTGGCGACCGAGCTTGACCGTACCCCAGCTGCCGGCAAAACCCATGAAGGTGTTGCGCAGAGTGCCGCCAAAACCACCCGTGCCTTCGTCAGCAGCGAAGATCGGGCTTTCCACCTGATAGATAGCCTTGAGACCACCACCCAGATCCTCGTCGCCCTTGATGCCGAAGCGTGAGGAGTTGTTGGCCATAAAGCCTTCCTCGTTGACATCGTTGTCAATGCGATCCATCGACATATGGAAGTGGCCATACAGTGTTGCACCGGCCGCGTGGGCAGCGACCATCGGTCCGGCAACCAGCGCGGCGCCGACGGCTGCCATAAGAAGCTTCTTCTTCATGATTCCTCCTGGAATGAAGGTAGTTGGGAAAAAAACTCAAGCACAGTTCAGCTGCGCTTGTTGTAATTTATAGCACAGCCTTTTGCGAATATGCAACGCAATTTTGTAAATAAACGACAAATAATTATTATGTAACTTTTTTGCAACAAAAAGGTGAATTATCCCGAAAACAAGCTGATTTTTGCCAGATTTGGTGATTCGAGGGTCAGGATTGTCTGCTCCCAAGGATTCTTGTCGAGCCTTTGGGTTCGAGGGGACTAGGATTACTCGGGACATCCATGTCCCTCGCCCCTTCGGGGTCGCTGCCGCTTCGCGGTAGCGTTCCGCGCGCTCCCGGCGCGCGCTCGTCGACAATTTTGTCGGGAACAAAATTGGACGCGCTTTAGCGCGCCCGAAGGGCGGACGCCAGGGATGGCGTCCATCAAGCTAGGTTCTCATCCTAGTCCAAATCGAAAATCAAAACGGCCCGCACGAGGCGGGCCGTTTTGATTTTTGGCTGGGGGACTAGGATTCGAACCTAGATAAACAGAGTCAGAGTCTGTTGTCCTACCGTTAGACGATCCCCCAGAAGGGCTCCGGATTCTAGCTGAAAATTAACCGGCTAAAAATCATTAAGCCACCCGGAGGTGGCTTAATGTATTTCCGAGTCGCCGAAAAAGAATCAGCGCTTGGAGTACTGCGGACGCTTGCGCGCCTTGTGCAGGCCGTATTTCTTGCGCTCCACGGCGCGCGAGTCGCGCGTGACATAACCGGCCTTGCGCAGCGCGGGGCGCAGCGATTCATCGTAGGCCATCAGCGCGCGCGTGATGCCATGACGGATGGCACCGGCCTGGCCGCTGGGCCCGCCGCCAGCGACATTCACCATGATGTCGAATTTGTTTTCCATGTCCACCGCCACGAACGGCTGGCGCACGATCATGCGCGCGGTTTCACGGCCGAAATATTCATCGAGCGACTTGCTGTTGATCTTGATCTCGCCCTTGCCGGGCTTGAGATAAACGCGCGCCGTGGAAGTCTTGCGCCGCCCGGTGCCGAGATGGATGTTTGCCTGCGCCATGGTATTGGTTACCTGAAGATTAGATTTCCAGAACCTTGGGGTTCTGTGCCGTATGCCGGTGATTCGCGCCGCGGTAGACCTTGAGCTTGCGGAACATCTGCCGGCCGAGGGGGTTCTTCGGGAGCATGCCGCGCACGGCGGTTTCGATGACGTCACCCGGGGCCTTTTTCATCATGTCCTGGAAGCTCGTGGCCTTCAGACCACTCTGGTAACCGGAATAGCGATGATAAATTTTGTCGCGACTTTTCTTGCCCGTCACCTGCAGTTTGTCGGCATTGATGACGATGATGTAGTCGCCGGTATCGACGTGCGGGGTATATTCGGCCTTGTGCTTGCCGCGCAGACGCCGCGCGATTTCGGTCGCGACGCGCCCGAGCACCTTGCCGGTGGCATCAATCACATACCAGTCGCGCTTGACGCTTTCCTGTTTTGCGGAAAATGTTTTCATGAAAATTCTTCGGGTAATTCAATTGCTTGAAGGCTTCGCGCCATGCACTTGCGGTGCGGGACAGCCGCCGGAAAGCCGCGCATATTACAAAAGACGCGCATGAGTTACAAGGAAAAATCATCAATCCGGCTTCTGGCGGTCGAGAACCGCCTGAAGCCGATACGCCGGAAAACGGGCAAAAAAAAGGCGTGGCTGGGGAGCCACGCCCGAACCACCACTAGGAGGATGGAGGAGCCATTACCCGGCGCCTGAGCGCCGTAAAGAAATCTTTCAACTACCTGTGTTCAGATTAGCAAACTTCGGGCCAATCGCCAGAAAGCCTGCTCAAATAGAATATAATAATTATCTAATATTTCTACCTATTGTCAATATGATCTGAAAAAAATCTTTTACAAACCCCTAATATAATTCAACTAATTGATTTTAATAGTAAAACTTATAACTTCCAGCTCTGCTCTTGCCTGATCCTGCTGCCTGATTTCTTGAGCAGTTGTGACCCGGCATTTCGGATTTGGTTCAGTGCGGGCAATGCGTCAGCACATAGCACCAGGCCATCTGCGTCACCCGGTGACGCCTGGAACCCACCTCGAAGGC
The DNA window shown above is from Sulfuricaulis limicola and carries:
- a CDS encoding porin encodes the protein MKKKLLMAAVGAALVAGPMVAAHAAGATLYGHFHMSMDRIDNDVNEEGFMANNSSRFGIKGDEDLGGGLKAIYQVESPIFAADEGTGGFGGTLRNTFMGFAGSWGTVKLGRHDTAYKDLGRKLDNFNEQVGDMRNFIGNAGAYDARVSNMIRYESPNFSGFNAVVQNTSNAGSDAAGNTSNKDTSVGLNFSSGPLFVGAAWNEVGNTGSDNDTTGIRLAGAYTMDAFTIGLLWESLSDMGGVSGADRDAMGLVAAMTMGNNKFKFHWLNADKVDNSATDNGGDMWAIGVDHVFSKTAMVYLNYASVSNDTAGTFTTSSANGGHGDNLTTAAGNDATGISAGYILKF
- the rpsI gene encoding 30S ribosomal protein S9, encoding MAQANIHLGTGRRKTSTARVYLKPGKGEIKINSKSLDEYFGRETARMIVRQPFVAVDMENKFDIMVNVAGGGPSGQAGAIRHGITRALMAYDESLRPALRKAGYVTRDSRAVERKKYGLHKARKRPQYSKR
- the erpA gene encoding iron-sulfur cluster insertion protein ErpA, translating into MSAAMPEMPSPLMFTESAANKVKELIEEEKNPALMLRVFVSGGGCSGFQYGFTFEENANEDDTRVEKNGVTLLIDPLSFQYLAGAEIDFQEGVQGAQFVIKNPNAKTTCGCGSSFNT
- a CDS encoding DUF6776 family protein, which gives rise to MIDLNKPGELIIKQRYSPRMKLLLAVMAAVALLASAGFIYNYGLNRAGFERQSAQETQQTLQDDMRKLQDENRELQESLARSQRTIQMDQAAYQDLDKSLKASAQEIVKLREELNFYRNIISPADKKSGLRIQNLYIEPAGAANQFRYKLVLIQALKHESTVQGRAIIEISGMQVGEDTLLRFPAANERPIQVNFKYFQDIEGKLELPRNFQPKRVKVYITTSGGTSLAEATYAWPLG
- a CDS encoding anhydro-N-acetylmuramic acid kinase, which produces MPETEAMHYIGLMSGTSVDGIDAALISVSVGGRPVLVATHAHPIDAAVRGEIQALMRDGPNEIERLGELDMALGGLFAEAAAAVLRKSGLAKKDIRAIGSHGQTLRHRPRAAHPFSLQIGNPSVIAERTGITTVADFRARDMAAGGQGAPMVPAFHHQMFHSAQRNRVIVNIGGIANVTCLPADAAQPVSGFDTGPGNTLLDQWIHRHHTHAHDEAGQWAASGRTSRELLELLLSDPYFAAPPPKSTGREHFNMEWLQGHLKKLATPPAAADVQASLVQLTAQSLARAIRRFLPQTLEAYVCGGGSHNRALMTALAENLPGIAVTTTDALGMPPDWVEAAAFAWLAHQTLEGLPGNIPAVTGAGHAAILGGIYKA
- a CDS encoding bactofilin family protein — translated: MLNALGKKPSDKPCNTIDTLVGAKTELKGDIVFTGGLRVDGKVRGNITAKGDANSTLVLSENAVVTGNVTVPHIITNGAIKGNVRAAERIELQNKAEISGDVYYRVIEMALGAVVNGNLVREAVEAGRDNPQKGTVTRLKSAGENGLDVED
- the rplM gene encoding 50S ribosomal protein L13; the protein is MKTFSAKQESVKRDWYVIDATGKVLGRVATEIARRLRGKHKAEYTPHVDTGDYIIVINADKLQVTGKKSRDKIYHRYSGYQSGLKATSFQDMMKKAPGDVIETAVRGMLPKNPLGRQMFRKLKVYRGANHRHTAQNPKVLEI
- the argC gene encoding N-acetyl-gamma-glutamyl-phosphate reductase — its product is MIKIGIIGGTGYTGVELLRLLAAHPQADLRVITSRGEAGKKVADLFPNLRGHVKLAFTEPDTKALAGCDVVFSATPNGVAMTHARELLKAGVKLIDLAADFRLKDPALWEKWYGVPHACPELLEEAVYGLPEVNREKIREARLVANPGCYPTAVQLGFLPLLENGLVDVQHLIADAKSGVSGAGRKAETHLLFSEAADTMKAYGVAGHRHWPEIRQGLEAVLGKSVGLTFVPHLTPMIRGIHATLYARLTLPGADLQSLYEQRYANEPFVDVMPAGSHPETRSVRVSNVCRIAVHRPQGGDTVVVLSVIDNLVKGAAGQAVQNMNILFGLDERAGLRQAGVLP